In Labrus mixtus chromosome 3, fLabMix1.1, whole genome shotgun sequence, a single window of DNA contains:
- the polr2h gene encoding DNA-directed RNA polymerases I, II, and III subunit RPABC3 has protein sequence MAGILFEDIFDVKDIDPDGKKFDRVSRLHCESESFKMDLILDVNIQIYPVDLGDKFRLVIASTLYEDGTPDDGEYNPQDDRPSRADQFDYVMYGKVYKIEGDETSTEAATRLSAYVSYGGLLMRLQGDANNLHGFEVDSRVYLLMKKLAF, from the exons ATGGCTGGAATTTTGTTTGAGGATATCTTTGATGTGAAGGACATCGATCCAGATGGCAAGAAGTTTGACAGAG TATCTCGTCTGCATTGTGAAAGTGAATCTTTCAAGATGGACCTCATCTTAGATGTGAACATTCAGATCTATCCTGTTGATCTTG GTGACAAGTTCAGATTGGTAATTGCCAGCACGTTATATGAAGATGGAACACCAGATGATGGAGAGTACAATCCTCAGGATGACCGGCCATCTAG AGCGGACCAGTTTGATTATGTGATGTATGGAAAGGTTTACAAGATTGAGGGCGATGAGACTTCAACAGAAGCAGCCACGCGCCT ATCTGCCTACGTGTCTTATGGCGGCCTCCTCATGAGGCTGCAGGGCGATGCCAACAATCTTCACGGCTTTGAAGTGGACTCAAGGGTCTACCTCCTCATGAAGAAACTGGCCTTCTGA